The following are encoded in a window of Mustela nigripes isolate SB6536 chromosome 3, MUSNIG.SB6536, whole genome shotgun sequence genomic DNA:
- the MSC gene encoding musculin, with protein MSTGSVSDPEEMELRGLQRGYPVPASKRPSLRGAEGSYISPSDNSSAEEEDPDGEEERCVLGAAGGAEGCKRKRPRVAGGGGGKKPLPPKGSAADCKQSQRNAANARERARMRVLSKAFSRLKTSLPWVPPDTKLSKLDTLRLASSYIAHLRQLLQEDRYENGYVHPVNLTWPFVVSGRPDSDTKEVSAANRLCGTTA; from the exons ATGTCCACCGGCTCGGTGAGCGACCCCGAGGAGATGGAGCTGCGGGGGCTGCAGCGGGGGTACCCGGTCCCCGCCTCCAAGAGGCCGTCCCTTCGCGGCGCCGAGGGCAGCTACATCTCTCCCAGTGACAACTCGTCGGCCGAGGAGGAAGACCCCGATGGCGAGGAAGAGCGGTGTGTCCTGGGCGCGGCCGGCGGCGCGGAAGGCTGCAAGAGGAAGCGGCCGCGTGTGGCTGGGGGCGGCGGCGGCAAGAAGCCCCTCCCGCCCAAGGGCTCGGCCGCCGACTGCAAGCAGTCGCAGCGGAACGCAGCCAACGCCCGCGAGCGCGCCCGGATGCGCGTGCTGAGCAAAGCCTTCTCCAGGCTCAAGACCAGCCTGCCTTGGGTGCCCCCCGACACTAAGCTTTCGAAGCTGGATACGCTCCGGCTGGCTTCCAGTTACATCGCGCACCTGCGGCAGCTGCTGCAGGAGGACCGCTACGAGAACGGCTACGTGCACCCGGTGAACCTG ACATGGCCATTCGTGGTGTCAGGACGACCCGACTCGGACACCAAAGAAGTTTCGGCAGCCAACAGATTATGTGGGACCACCGCTTAG